In one Magallana gigas chromosome 7, xbMagGiga1.1, whole genome shotgun sequence genomic region, the following are encoded:
- the LOC105320330 gene encoding meteorin-like protein: protein MRLFSVYEFQRYLLCTVIVYLHGCLAKVCDLCDCSISDLDTEVPGVRNINTLCNAGSIEWISPYGALRVELSYTTGGLYEACFKIQTENVKIKVSQESWKNTKSHFAGSLPQSSLLKPLFSVNGRTNEHCMYSNTPVLLYLEPERTHDMSGFPRMKLEYVLERKTPQHLQNSLEDCRPCDTEELIRSYCTSDFVFIGEMGQVRNRDEDEKSEVEFKVTRVVRKLGALHFRTNTDIQQQYGKIVVPKKCQVRNGRGIFLITGSVRFGELAKTCSPYLSDWENIANIALREGRMECPLVL, encoded by the exons ATGCGGTTGTTCTCGGTTTACGAGTTCCAACGTTACTTACTGTGTACAGTGATTGTATATCTTCACGGATGTCTTGCTAAAGTGTGTGACCTGTGTGACTGTTCTATCAG tgACTTGGATACAGAAGTACCAGGAGTGCGGAATATCAACACTCTGTGCAACGCAGGGAGCATCGAATGGATCAGCCCTTATGGAGCTTTACGTGTTGAACTAAGTTATACGACTGGCGGACTATATGAAGCCTGCTTCAAAATACAGacagaaaatgtgaaaattaaagTGTCTCAAGAGTCGTGGAAGAACACTAAATCTCATTTTGCAGGCAGTCTGCCTCAGTCATCATTGCTCAAGCCATTATTTAGTGTCAATGGCAGGACTAACGAGCATTGCATGTATTCGAACACTCCCGTCCTGCTATATTTAGAACCAGAGAGAACACATGACATGTCTGGATTTCCTAGAATGAAGTTAGAGTATGTGTTAGAGAGAAAGACTCCGCAGCATTTACAAAATAGCTTGGAAG aCTGTAGACCATGTGATACTGAAGAGCTAATCAGGTCCTACTGCACCAGTGATTTTG TCTTCATTGGTGAAATGGGACAAGTCAGAAACAGAGACGAGGATGAAAAATCGGAAGTAGAATTTAAGGTGACACGCGTTGTCCGGAAGTTGGGCGCACTACACTTCCGGACCAATACTGACATTCAGCAGCAATATGGCAAAATAGTAGTCCCGAAGAAGTGTCAAGTGAGAAATGGACGAGGAATTTTCCTCATTACCGGCAGTGTCAGGTTTGGCGAACTGGCTAAGACCTGTTCTCCATATTTATCAGATTGGGAAAATATCGCAAATATTGCTCTTCGCGAAGGCAGAATGGAATGCCCGCTAGTCCTGTGA
- the LOC105320331 gene encoding queuosine-tRNA galactosyltransferase, whose translation MTDVSIIIPVYNGDKWIDDCLRSVETQNFNGKLEVSIFNDGSTDGTISKLEEWRETLREKSISVTLGGHSSNPRGVGYAKNQAVEQSSGVYLCFQDIDDVMSPDRVSKQYQAARSEQNSIIGSKFHREPEGSTERFTKWANTLSQDQLYSQIYTSHGPTLIMPTWFCHRSVYNKAGGFSEGGKGVPEDLIFFLRHLELGGGLCRVDADLLMYRYHPGATTFSIHEDTIWEIRMEYIQKQVLDKWESFTIWNAGKQGKKFYRNLLTTNQRKVAAFCDVDPKKIKCGAYIYHESKEKIKPTVPIVHFQSAKPPFIICMKLDLTGGEFEKNLASLNLKEGVDFFHFN comes from the exons ATGACAGATGTG AGTATTATCATACCTGTATACAATGGTGATAAATGGATAGATGATTGCCTTAGGTCCGTGGAGACTCAAAATTTTAATGGGAAATTGGAAGTGTCCATTTTTAATGATGGTTCAACA GATGGCACTATTTCTAAACTGGAAGAATGGAGGGAAACCTTGAGAGAGAAGTCTATATCAGTGACTCTTGGTGGCCACTCTTCAAATCCAAGAGGAG TGGGTTATGCTAAGAATCAAGCTGTGGAACAGAGCAGCGGAGTCTATCTGTGTTTTCAGGACATT GATGATGTGATGTCACCAGACCGAGTGTCTAAACAGTATCAGGCCGCTAGATCAGAGCAGAACAGT ATCATAGGTAGCAAGTTCCACAGGGAACCCGAGGGGTCCACAGAGAGGTTTACTAAATGGGCCAATACTCTGTCACAGGACCAGCTGTACTCTCAG ATTTATACGTCGCATGGGCCTACCCTCATCATGCCTACCTGGTTTTGTCATCGATCTGTTTACAACAAAGCTGGCGGCTTCAGTGAGGGTGGAAAA GGTGTGCCAGAAGATCTGATCTTTTTCCTGCGCCATTTGGAGCTGGGTGGGGGACTGTGTCGTGTGGACGCAGATCTTCTCATGTACAGGTACCACCCAGGGGCCACCACATTCTCCATACATGA agatACCATATGGGAAATAAGAATGGAATATATCCAGAAACAGGTCCTAGACAAGTGGGAGTCATTTACAATCTGGAATGCTGGGAAACAAGGAAAGAAATTCTACAGAAATCTGTTGACGACCAATCAGAGGAAG GTTGCAGCGTTCTGTGATGTAGATCCAAAAAAGATCAAGTGTGGAGCATACATTTATCATGAATCCAAG GAAAAGATCAAACCAACAGTACCAATTGTGCATTTCCAATCTGCCAAACCCCCTTTCATTATCTGCATGAAATTG GATTTGACTGGAGGAGAATTTGAGAAGAATTTGGCCTCACTGAATCTCAAAGAGGGAGTTGATTTCTTCCACTTCAACTAG
- the LOC105320337 gene encoding uncharacterized protein, with protein MTPVKKHILQILIFLYGKENIGHFGGFSYSKNTEIADQQRKYILFAFLFMEALKKNTVTETDLTTLQRMWGQYLLSLVNNGMEKAAEKYERILHNSEETIFNIKRIQRSLKKVRCNDSGTRTRKQTNPDHVTPKAITPFSFRKPMIHERIAMALRNVFGSGEPKDFFMLKFQGGK; from the exons ATGACGCCTGTG AAAAAACACATCCTGCAGATTTTAATCTTTCTGTACGGAAAAGAGAACATCGGTCATTTTGGTGGATTTTCTTATTCAAAGAATACAGAAATTGCTG ATCAACAAAGGAAGTACATCCTGTTTGCGTTTCTCTTCATGGAGGCGTTGAAGAAAAACACAGTGACAGAGACGGACTTGACCACCCTCCAGAGAATGTGGGGGCAGTATCTCCTGTCCCTGGTCAACAATG GAATGGAAAAGGCCGCTGAGAAATACGAAAGGATTCTCCATAATAGCGAGGAGACAATATTCAAC ATCAAACGAATTCAGCGCAGTCTGAAGAAAGTCAGATGTAACGACAGCGGAACAAGGACCAGGAAACAGACAAATCCTGACCACGTGACTCCAAAGGCAATCACCCCGTTCTCGTTCAGAAAACCAATGATACATGAGAGAATCGCAATGGCACTGAGGAATGTGTTTGGATCAGGCGAACCAAAGGATTTTTTCATGTTGAAGTTTCAGGGCGGCAAATGA